The following proteins are co-located in the Macrobrachium rosenbergii isolate ZJJX-2024 chromosome 26, ASM4041242v1, whole genome shotgun sequence genome:
- the LOC136852709 gene encoding cuticle protein AMP4-like — protein MMMKIAVVLALVAASVADKLPLTNLPPVAIVRSNQVNPDALGAHSSDFEAENGIVFQFSGSEGAAGGSNMIGSFSYPQEDGSLATVSFVADENGYQPQSDLLPVAPAFPHPIPQFVLDQIEFARLEDERNAREGNRA, from the exons atgatgatgaagatc GCCGTTGTCTTGGCCCTTGTAGCCGCATCCGTGGCTGACAAGCTGCCCctgaccaaccttccaccagtaGCCATCGTCAGGAGCAACCAAGTCAACCCAGACGCCCTCGGCGCCCACAGCTCGGACTTCGAGGCCGAGAATGGCATCGTCTTCCAGTTCTCCGGATCAGAGGGCGCCGCTGGTGGTTCCAACATGATTGGTTCTTTCAG ctACCCGCAGGAAGATGGCTCCCTGGCCACAGTCTCCTTCGTGGCCGACGAGAACGGATACCAGCCCCAGTCTGACCTCCTTCCAGTGGCCCCAGCCTTCCCTCACCCAATCCCACAGTTCGTCCTCGACCAGATCGAGTTCGCCAGGCTCGAGGACGAGCGTAACGCTCGCGAGGGAAACAGGGCCTAA
- the LOC136852861 gene encoding cuticle protein AMP4-like gives MKLVVILALVAASLADKLPLTNLPPVAIVRSNQVNPDALGAHSSDFEAENGIVVQFSGSEGATGGANMIGSFSYPQEDGSLATVSFVADENGYQPQSDLLPVAPAFPHPIPQFVLDQIEFARLEDERKAREGVKA, from the exons ATGAAGCTG GTCGTCATTCTCGCCCTTGTAGCCGCATCCTTGGCTGACAAGCTCCCCctgaccaaccttccaccagtaGCCATCGTCAGGAGCAACCAGGTCAACCCAGACGCCCTCGGTGCCCACAGCTCGGACTTCGAGGCCGAGAATGGCATCGTCGTCCAGTTCTCTGGATCCGAGGGCGCCACTGGAGGTGCTAACATGATTGGTTCTTTCAG CTATCCACAAGAAGATGGCTCCCTGGCCACAGTCTCCTTCGTGGCTGACGAGAACGGATACCAGCCCCAGTCAGACCTCCTGCCAGTGGCCCCAGCTTTCCCACACCCAATCCCACAGTTCGTCCTCGACCAGATTGAGTTCGCCAGGCTCGAGGACGAGCGTAAGGCTCGTGAGGGAGTCAAGGCCTAA
- the LOC136852860 gene encoding cuticle protein AMP4-like, whose amino-acid sequence MMKIAVLLALVAVSCADKLPLTNLPPVAIVRSNQVNPDALGAHSSDFEAENGIVFQFSGSEGATGGSNMIGSFSYPQEDGSLASVSFVADENGYQPQSDLLPVAPAFPHPIPQFVLDQIEFARLEDERNAREGVKA is encoded by the exons ATGATGAAGATC GCTGTGCTCCTCGCCCTTGTGGCCGTATCCTGTGCTGACAAGCTGCCCctgaccaaccttccaccagtaGCCATCGTCAGGAGCAACCAAGTCAACCCAGACGCCCTCGGTGCCCACAGCTCAGACTTCGAGGCCGAGAATGGCATCGTCTTCCAGTTCTCTGGATCCGAGGGCGCCACTGGAGGCTCCAACATGATTGGTTCTTTCAG CTACCCACAAGAAGATGGCTCCCTGGCCTCAGTCTCCTTCGTGGCCGACGAGAACGGATACCAGCCCCAGTCTGACCTCCTTCCAGTGGCCCCAGCCTTCCCACACCCAATCCCACAGTTCGTCCTCGACCAGATCGAGTTCGCCAGGCTCGAGGACGAGCGTAACGCTCGCGAAGGAGTCAAGGCTTAA